One region of Pseudodesulfovibrio senegalensis genomic DNA includes:
- a CDS encoding glycosyltransferase family 2 protein, producing MDHVVLSIVIPVFNKFALTRDCLNSLAQHPPGVEFEVIVVDNGSSDETAAQLGPLGESLFPGRFRHIRLEQNSNFGPACNLGARSAHGSHLFFLNNDTLLTPDWCAPLMDALSNGAGIAGPLLAYPESVSHMGERVQHLGVACLPRLHPCHLYEFFPVDHAVVRKKRSLQFLTGAAMLLPRAVFLQAGMFCEQYVNGGEDLDLCVQVRKNGHELAFVPESRIYHLQSQTSGRHDHERHNAQVLRERCLRHMYPDFHFHLRRDGYEIALNEMMTPVARLPERRRELIRKSFLRETDQPDENACLRLMVSEPLFLPAYERLAAIRAGQGDHAAVVSIRFLQTRLFPSRVHGRLLVNAAQKAGDQTMRTEAQTIVAQFDHAAKDKNLGPMAQELERHFKQLNMPELATLYAHWVGE from the coding sequence ATGGACCATGTCGTTCTTTCCATCGTCATTCCGGTTTTCAACAAATTCGCGCTGACCCGGGACTGCCTGAATTCGCTGGCCCAGCACCCGCCCGGCGTGGAATTCGAGGTGATCGTGGTGGACAACGGCTCCTCGGACGAGACCGCCGCGCAACTCGGCCCGCTGGGCGAATCCCTGTTTCCCGGACGCTTCCGGCACATCCGGCTGGAACAAAACAGCAACTTCGGCCCGGCCTGCAATCTGGGCGCGCGCAGTGCGCACGGCTCGCATCTGTTTTTCCTGAACAACGACACCCTGCTGACCCCGGACTGGTGCGCGCCGCTGATGGACGCATTGAGCAACGGGGCCGGGATTGCCGGGCCGTTGCTGGCCTACCCGGAATCCGTGAGCCACATGGGCGAGCGCGTGCAACATCTGGGCGTGGCCTGCCTGCCCCGGCTGCACCCCTGCCATCTGTACGAGTTCTTTCCCGTGGACCATGCGGTGGTGCGCAAAAAACGCTCCCTGCAATTCCTGACCGGCGCGGCCATGCTGCTGCCGCGTGCCGTGTTCCTCCAAGCGGGCATGTTCTGCGAGCAATACGTCAACGGCGGCGAAGACCTCGACCTGTGCGTACAGGTGCGCAAGAACGGCCATGAGTTGGCATTCGTGCCGGAAAGCAGGATATACCACCTGCAAAGCCAGACCAGCGGGCGGCACGACCACGAACGCCACAACGCGCAGGTGCTCAGGGAACGCTGCCTGCGCCACATGTACCCGGATTTTCATTTCCATCTGCGCAGGGACGGCTACGAGATCGCGCTCAACGAAATGATGACTCCCGTTGCCCGGCTGCCCGAACGCCGCCGTGAACTGATCCGCAAAAGCTTCCTGCGCGAAACCGACCAGCCCGACGAAAACGCCTGCTTGCGGCTCATGGTTTCGGAGCCGCTCTTTCTCCCGGCCTACGAGCGCCTTGCCGCGATCCGGGCAGGGCAGGGCGACCACGCGGCCGTGGTCTCCATCCGCTTTCTGCAAACCCGGCTGTTTCCCTCACGCGTGCATGGCCGACTCCTTGTGAATGCCGCGCAAAAAGCCGGAGACCAAACCATGCGGACCGAAGCCCAGACCATTGTGGCGCAATTCGACCATGCGGCCAAGGACAAGAACCTCGGACCCATGGCCCAAGAGTTGGAACGGCACTTCAAACAACTGAACATGCCCGAGCTGGCAACGCTGTATGCGCATTGGGTTGGAGAGTGA